A window of Zingiber officinale cultivar Zhangliang chromosome 5A, Zo_v1.1, whole genome shotgun sequence contains these coding sequences:
- the LOC121980230 gene encoding premnaspirodiene oxygenase-like yields MELQVPSLPVLLSIFLVLLIIVRRVFSSKPKHVGPEFPTPSRLPLIGSIHLLIGKLPHHALRDLARKHGNVMKLRLGQVDQIILSSREGAQQVLKAQDANFAFRPEFTAAKIIAYGQSDIAFSNGEYWRQLRKICVMELLGAKRVKSFVSLRKEQVGRLMSDVSNAAAIGKPVNLGERLNELTNSIVVQASFGRRCQQQKKFMETIKEVIKLASGFSVGDLFPSLQVVDILTGFSTQLKKYHKKLDVILDATIKEHQMNRDAGEEEDLIDVLLRLKDEGNLEVPISFDNIKAVVIDMFAGGTETTANTIEWAMSELMLRPSTLQRAQKEVREAMKDKGYIEETDVPQFNYLHEVVKETLRLHPPFPLLFPRVAQETTEVLGYTLPAGTRVLVNVWALGRDPRYWKDAEIFKPERFEEGVDKEFKGNDFEFLPFGAGRRMCAGMTFGLTTLELALSQLLFHFDWAFPKGVKAEDIDMSESFGASASRKVNLLLVPSPRYPLRASE; encoded by the exons ATGGAGTTACAGGTCCCTTCCCTTCCCGTCTTGCTCTCCATCTTCTTGGTACTTCTGATCATCGTCAGGAGGGTCTTCAGCTCCAAGCCTAAGCACGTAGGGCCGGAGTTTCCCACCCCCTCAAGGCTTCCCTTGATCGGCAGCATTCATCTTCTCATTGGCAAGTTGCCCCACCATGCGCTCCGCGACCTGGCTCGCAAGCATGGGAATGTCATGAAACTCCGCCTCGGCCAAGTCGACCAAATCATACTCAGCTCGCGGGAGGGCGCCCAGCAGGTGCTCAAGGCGCAGGACGCCAACTTCGCCTTTCGCCCTGAGTTCACCGCCGCCAAGATCATTGCGTACGGCCAGAGCGACATCGCCTTCTCCAACGGCGAGTACTGGCGCCAGCTGCGCAAGATTTGCGTCATGGAGCTGCTCGGCGCGAAGCGTGTCAAGTCGTTTGTGTCTTTGAGGAAAGAGCAGGTCGGTCGTCTCATGAGCGACGTCAGCAACGCTGCTGCCATCGGGAAGCCAGTCAACCTGGGGGAGAGGCTGAACGAGTTAACCAACTCCATCGTGGTCCAAGCTTCGTTTGGGAGAAGGTGCCAACAACAGAAGAAGTTCATGGAGACCATCAAGGAAGTCATCAAACTGGCTAGCGGATTTAGCGTTGGTGATCTCTTTCCATCTCTCCAGGTTGTTGATATCCTCACTGGATTTAGCACTCAGTTaaagaaatatcacaagaaactagaTGTGATCCTGGATGCGACAATCAAGGAGCATCAGATGAACCGCGATGCAGGTGAAGAGGAGGATCTTATTGATGTTTTACTCAGGCTCAAAGACGAAGGCAATCTAGAAGTGCCAATCTCATTTGACAACATCAAGGCTGTTGTGATT GATATGTTTGCTGGAGGAACGGAGACAACCGCAAACACCATTGAATGGGCTATGTCTGAGCTCATGTTGCGCCCTTCCACATTACAGAGAGCTCAAAAAGAGGTCAGAGAAGCTATGAAGGATAAAGGTTACATCGAGGAGACCGATGTTCCACAATTTAACTATCTCCATGAAGTGGTCAAAGAAACTTTAAGGTTGCATCCGCCATTCCCCCTCTTGTTTCCACGAGTGGCTCAAGAGACTACTGAAGTTCTCGGCTACACACTTCCTGCTGGAACAAGAGTCCTCGTCAATGTCTGGGCACTAGGAAGGGATCCAAGATACTGGAAGGATGCCGAGATCTTTAAGCCCGAGAGATTCGAAGAAGGTGTCGACAAAGAATTCAAAGGCAATGACTTTGAGTTCTTGCCATTCGGTGCCGGTAGAAGGATGTGTGCAGGCATGACCTTTGGATTGACCACTTTGGAGCTGGCATTGTCTCAGCTTCTGTTCCACTTCGATTGGGCATTTCCGAAAGGAGTGAAAGCAGAGGACATTGACATGTCTGAATCTTTCGGAGCAAGCGCTTCAAGGAAGGTTAATCTTCTCTTAGTTCCTTCACCTCGCTACCCCTTGCGGGCCTCTGAGTAA